The following coding sequences lie in one Bartonella sp. DGB1 genomic window:
- the plsX gene encoding phosphate acyltransferase PlsX, with the protein MTRKITLAIDLMGGDHGEKITIAGAAAAIKIYPDIFYLFYGIEDKVKDILDSYPELKGKYKFFASETYISMNEKPAQAIRRGRNISSMWQAIMAVKEKKADACVSAGNTGVLMAMSKIILRMLANVDRPGIAGIWPTLTGQAIVLDIGASIGATDKHLVNLAIMGACMYNSLYVGETPKVGLLNIGVEEVKGIDEIKNAGMILQNKKWNNFEYIGFIEGSDIGTGKAQVVVTEGYSGNIALKTAEGTAKQISKILKNQIKSSFWNKIGYLFSYNIFRNLKMVLDPDRLNGGLLLGLNGIVVKSHGGTSAMGFCSAIVKTYKIVEHNLLLKIEQELLQVDNINIDNNINKESEQD; encoded by the coding sequence ATGACTAGAAAAATTACATTAGCAATTGATTTAATGGGTGGAGACCATGGAGAAAAGATTACAATAGCTGGAGCTGCTGCCGCTATAAAAATATATCCTGATATATTTTATTTATTTTATGGAATAGAAGATAAAGTTAAAGATATTTTAGACAGTTACCCTGAACTTAAGGGTAAATATAAATTTTTTGCTAGTGAAACATATATTTCTATGAATGAAAAACCTGCTCAAGCCATTAGGAGAGGAAGAAATATATCATCGATGTGGCAAGCTATTATGGCTGTTAAAGAAAAAAAGGCTGATGCTTGTGTATCTGCAGGTAATACTGGTGTTTTAATGGCTATGTCTAAAATTATTCTCCGTATGCTAGCTAATGTAGATAGACCTGGTATAGCAGGAATTTGGCCAACTTTAACTGGGCAGGCAATAGTATTAGATATTGGTGCATCTATAGGGGCAACTGATAAACATTTAGTAAATTTAGCTATCATGGGTGCATGTATGTATAATAGCCTTTATGTAGGTGAAACTCCTAAAGTAGGGCTGTTGAATATAGGTGTAGAGGAAGTAAAAGGTATAGATGAAATAAAAAATGCAGGAATGATTTTACAAAATAAAAAATGGAATAACTTTGAGTATATAGGCTTTATTGAGGGGAGTGACATAGGTACAGGAAAAGCACAAGTAGTAGTCACTGAAGGTTATAGCGGTAATATAGCATTGAAAACAGCTGAGGGCACAGCTAAACAAATATCTAAAATTTTAAAAAATCAGATAAAATCTTCTTTCTGGAATAAAATTGGTTATTTATTCAGTTATAATATTTTTAGAAATTTAAAAATGGTTTTAGATCCTGATAGGCTTAACGGGGGGCTTTTACTAGGTTTAAATGGTATAGTAGTTAAAAGCCATGGCGGAACTTCAGCTATGGGTTTTTGTTCTGCAATAGTGAAGACTTATAAAATAGTAGAGCATAATTTATTACTAAAAATTGAACAAGAATTATTACAAGTTGACAATATTAATATAGATAATAATATCAATAAGGAAAGTGAACAGGATTAA
- a CDS encoding beta-ketoacyl-ACP synthase III, which produces MLKSVVKGLGISLPKNILTNIDLEHMVDTTDEWIQQRTGITQRYIASEGETTLSLAAAAAKEALEMAQLQPSDIDLIIVATTTADHIFPAVAVEVQQALGITKGFAFDIQAVCSGFIYAITTADMYLRNGMARKALVIGSETFSRLLNWNDRNTCVLFGDGAGAVVLEAEDNKNSDNDSGIIISRLRSDGAHVDKLYVDGGVSTTQTVGHVRMQGREVFKHAVGMITDVIYDCFAATEYELSDLDWFIPHQANKRIIEASAKKLNIEMDKVVMTVQKYGNTSAASIPMAWYEGVKSGKVKKGDLILLEAMGGGFTWGAVLLKM; this is translated from the coding sequence ATGTTAAAGTCTGTAGTTAAAGGACTAGGAATATCGTTACCTAAAAATATCCTCACAAATATTGATTTAGAGCATATGGTAGATACAACTGATGAATGGATACAGCAACGTACAGGTATTACACAACGTTATATCGCATCTGAAGGAGAAACAACCTTATCTTTAGCTGCTGCTGCTGCTAAAGAAGCATTAGAGATGGCACAGTTACAACCTAGTGATATTGATCTAATTATAGTAGCTACTACTACTGCTGATCATATTTTTCCTGCGGTAGCCGTCGAGGTGCAGCAAGCTTTAGGGATTACTAAAGGTTTTGCTTTTGATATACAAGCTGTTTGCTCTGGTTTTATTTATGCTATTACTACTGCAGATATGTATTTAAGAAATGGTATGGCTAGAAAAGCTTTAGTTATTGGTAGTGAGACTTTTTCACGTTTGTTAAATTGGAATGATCGCAATACATGCGTTTTATTTGGTGATGGAGCTGGTGCTGTAGTATTGGAAGCAGAAGATAATAAAAATTCTGATAATGATTCAGGTATAATTATTTCAAGATTACGGTCTGATGGAGCACATGTAGATAAATTATATGTAGATGGCGGCGTGTCAACTACTCAAACGGTTGGACATGTTCGCATGCAAGGACGAGAAGTATTTAAGCATGCTGTAGGAATGATAACTGATGTAATTTATGATTGTTTTGCTGCTACAGAATATGAATTATCTGATTTGGATTGGTTTATACCTCATCAAGCTAATAAACGCATTATAGAAGCTTCTGCCAAAAAATTAAATATTGAAATGGATAAGGTAGTAATGACTGTGCAAAAATATGGCAATACTTCTGCTGCTTCTATTCCTATGGCTTGGTATGAAGGAGTTAAAAGTGGAAAAGTTAAAAAAGGTGATTTAATATTGTTAGAAGCAATGGGTGGGGGTTTTACTTGGGGAGCAGTATTATTAAAAATGTAA
- a CDS encoding integration host factor subunit alpha, producing MKKTIKKADLVNAIHKAIGLSITETNNIVGDIFDEIAEAAAKGEKVKLPSFATFYVRDKKVREGRNPKTGESALIFPRRVLMFKASCMLIDSIDKQLLKR from the coding sequence ATGAAGAAAACTATAAAAAAAGCTGATTTAGTAAATGCAATTCATAAAGCAATTGGCTTATCTATAACAGAAACAAATAATATCGTAGGAGATATATTTGATGAAATTGCAGAAGCAGCTGCAAAAGGGGAAAAAGTTAAATTACCATCATTTGCTACATTCTATGTAAGAGATAAAAAGGTAAGAGAAGGAAGAAATCCTAAAACAGGAGAAAGTGCTTTAATTTTTCCACGACGTGTATTAATGTTTAAAGCATCGTGTATGTTGATAGATTCAATAGATAAACAATTATTAAAAAGATAA